From Paenibacillus polymyxa, the proteins below share one genomic window:
- a CDS encoding hemolysin family protein, whose translation MGSILSDPLPSMFNLIIVFALVLLNGFFVSAEFAMVKVRGSRIETLVEAGNKKAVYAANMIHNLDAYLSACQLGITLASLGLGWIGEPAIAHLIEPIFTAVGLGAVYVHGTAVVIAFIVITILHIVLGELAPKTIAIRKSETITLYSAMLMTWFYKLMYPFIWALNGMANSLLRLFRLEPVSEYDDSAHTGDEIRILMKESNKSGLIDNTELALVDNIFDFADTTAREIMIPRTEMICLYSNESTEENLAIATESMRTRYPICAEDKDHIIGFIHIKDLLRANTLDTRTMIRPILAVPESTQISDLLKRMQRSKTQIAILIDEYGGTSGMVTLEDIMEEIVGEIQDEFDQERPSCEQINDEEFSIDGMLLIDEVNDRFGLDLDHEDYDTVGGWLYSHVEVIPPQPGQSVVFEGCMFIVEEVENKRISRIRLIKQPIIVEEAGVS comes from the coding sequence ATGGGGAGCATATTGAGTGACCCTTTACCGAGTATGTTTAACTTAATTATTGTTTTTGCATTAGTATTATTGAATGGATTTTTTGTATCTGCGGAATTTGCCATGGTGAAGGTCAGGGGCAGCCGTATCGAAACCTTGGTGGAGGCGGGCAATAAAAAGGCCGTATACGCCGCCAATATGATACACAATTTGGACGCTTATTTGTCTGCCTGCCAATTGGGTATTACCTTAGCATCGTTGGGACTGGGATGGATCGGAGAGCCGGCCATCGCACATTTGATTGAGCCTATATTTACTGCCGTTGGCTTGGGAGCGGTATACGTACACGGTACTGCCGTGGTGATTGCATTTATTGTCATTACGATTCTGCATATTGTGTTGGGTGAATTGGCACCCAAAACGATAGCTATTCGTAAATCTGAGACTATTACACTGTATTCGGCCATGCTGATGACTTGGTTTTACAAGTTGATGTATCCATTCATATGGGCGTTGAATGGAATGGCGAACAGCCTGTTGCGTTTATTCCGTCTGGAGCCGGTATCCGAATATGATGATTCCGCGCATACGGGGGATGAAATACGCATTCTGATGAAAGAAAGCAATAAGAGCGGACTAATTGATAATACGGAATTGGCGCTTGTTGATAATATATTTGATTTTGCCGACACGACCGCCAGGGAAATCATGATTCCGCGCACGGAGATGATCTGTTTATACAGTAATGAGTCCACAGAAGAAAATCTCGCGATTGCAACGGAAAGCATGAGAACCCGTTATCCAATCTGCGCCGAAGATAAGGACCATATTATCGGCTTTATCCATATTAAAGATCTTCTACGTGCGAACACGCTGGATACCCGTACGATGATTCGCCCGATTCTTGCTGTTCCTGAATCAACGCAAATTAGTGATCTGCTCAAACGCATGCAGCGTAGCAAGACGCAAATTGCAATTTTGATTGATGAATACGGTGGCACATCGGGTATGGTAACATTGGAAGATATTATGGAAGAAATCGTCGGTGAAATTCAGGATGAGTTCGACCAAGAACGTCCGAGTTGTGAGCAGATTAATGACGAGGAATTTTCCATTGACGGTATGTTATTAATTGATGAAGTGAACGATCGTTTCGGGCTGGATCTTGATCATGAGGATTATGATACAGTAGGGGGCTGGCTCTACTCACATGTAGAGGTTATCCCTCCACAGCCAGGTCAGTCTGTAGTGTTTGAAGGATGTATGTTCATTGTAGAAGAAGTTGAAAACAAGCGGATTTCACGTATTCGGCTAATCAAACAGCCTATCATCGTGGAGGAAGCAGGAGTTTCATAA
- a CDS encoding MFS transporter — translation MFKNPYIRTIIASNALLNFGIWVRNFAILLYVTDLTHNDPVYVSLISVAEFAPIFLFAIIGGTFADRWRPKRTMVSCDLLSAASIFIVLLALWYGSWQVLLLSTFFSAILSQFSQPSAMKILKQHVAPEQLQGVMALFQSLMALFMVIGPVVGTFIYQHFGIFSSLSITGMLFLISALVLTRIPQDEQVIEIDRPTHFIEELKEGIRYVWNNRTLRTLGGTFTIIGLAVGLIQPLMVFVAIENLGQNKEFLQWPLMANGAAMLLGGGLIMGVAKKVQPQLLLATGLLVSTLTTFGVGWSHNIVLTMALQVLSGLFYPCIHIGINTMMMKNAEAAFIGRVGGALSPLFSGMMVVGMSIGGTLKRESSLNTVYTVSAGLFLLGAMLLLPLLRDRQPVQAVIADDSE, via the coding sequence TTGTTTAAAAATCCATATATAAGGACCATTATCGCCTCCAATGCGTTGCTAAATTTTGGCATCTGGGTGCGGAACTTTGCCATACTGTTGTATGTAACAGATCTGACCCATAATGATCCTGTATACGTATCGCTCATTTCGGTTGCTGAATTTGCGCCTATCTTTCTGTTTGCCATCATTGGAGGTACATTTGCAGATCGTTGGCGGCCTAAACGGACAATGGTTAGTTGCGATCTGCTGTCGGCCGCGTCTATTTTTATCGTGTTGCTCGCATTATGGTACGGGTCATGGCAGGTGCTCTTGCTATCCACTTTCTTCTCGGCCATTCTATCTCAATTTTCTCAGCCATCTGCGATGAAAATATTAAAGCAGCATGTAGCACCAGAACAGCTTCAGGGAGTGATGGCTCTTTTTCAGTCTCTCATGGCATTATTTATGGTTATCGGTCCTGTCGTCGGTACATTTATTTATCAACACTTTGGAATTTTCTCTTCATTGTCTATAACAGGAATGTTGTTTCTTATCTCTGCGCTTGTTCTAACTCGTATCCCACAAGATGAGCAAGTAATTGAGATAGATCGACCAACTCATTTCATTGAAGAGCTTAAAGAAGGAATACGTTATGTATGGAATAACCGTACACTTCGCACGCTTGGAGGAACATTTACCATAATTGGGCTGGCGGTCGGACTTATTCAACCATTAATGGTTTTTGTAGCTATCGAGAACCTTGGGCAAAACAAGGAATTTCTTCAATGGCCATTAATGGCGAACGGAGCGGCTATGCTGTTGGGCGGCGGTCTGATTATGGGGGTTGCCAAAAAAGTCCAGCCGCAATTGCTGCTGGCGACTGGACTTCTGGTCAGCACACTGACAACCTTTGGAGTCGGATGGTCGCACAATATTGTGCTGACAATGGCATTGCAAGTACTCAGCGGTCTATTTTATCCTTGCATTCATATTGGTATCAACACGATGATGATGAAAAATGCCGAAGCTGCTTTTATCGGCCGCGTTGGTGGTGCCCTCTCTCCCCTGTTCTCGGGGATGATGGTCGTGGGTATGAGCATCGGCGGTACACTCAAACGCGAATCCTCCCTGAACACCGTATATACCGTGAGTGCCGGTTTATTTTTACTGGGAGCGATGCTGTTGTTACCATTGCTACGTGACAGGCAGCCTGTACAAGCTGTCATAGCCGATGATTCTGAATAA
- a CDS encoding DUF3900 domain-containing protein — translation MNFQVDFLSFFVIQVDGKEGQGGKSYKHYATMDDYDYDESDVKKFLDGEFARISKRKVEKNPSTEQAPTKIGRFIVEPEHELSSNPNFNMFARLRAAEDKEDFKNACDDLVRMYLDTSAVRGGALIIVQATLNTHSDDPFIFVLKCDFEPKIARITESSLVSEVEMAISARNMKSIMYPYMMEEGMNDEWELKIHQSSHARYFEDFLKFVTYEQSMPEIVNEHVMGFVQNYVETKWPDASNEERQQEERDLELWAASEKRDLQGKWEPLQVVEAAQHIVELKPEIEVRFKLDDTAVRGLLSDFGAKLHITKLHDRYALIIEGDAFTFEKGFSPIELLQPESFETVAERLKEKRQHENEGMDGDTPPW, via the coding sequence ATGAACTTTCAAGTGGACTTTTTATCTTTTTTTGTGATTCAGGTAGACGGTAAAGAAGGACAAGGCGGTAAGTCCTACAAGCATTATGCTACAATGGATGACTATGATTACGATGAGAGTGATGTCAAAAAATTTTTGGACGGGGAATTTGCTCGCATTAGCAAGCGAAAGGTTGAAAAAAATCCCAGCACAGAGCAGGCACCGACCAAAATCGGCCGCTTTATCGTCGAACCGGAACATGAGCTGAGCAGTAATCCGAATTTCAATATGTTCGCTCGACTACGAGCAGCAGAGGATAAGGAAGATTTTAAAAATGCATGTGATGACCTGGTGCGGATGTATCTGGATACAAGCGCGGTACGAGGTGGAGCACTGATCATTGTACAGGCTACATTAAATACCCACTCTGACGACCCGTTTATTTTTGTACTCAAATGTGATTTTGAACCTAAAATTGCACGAATTACTGAAAGCAGCCTGGTCAGTGAGGTCGAAATGGCCATTTCAGCCCGTAATATGAAATCCATCATGTATCCATACATGATGGAGGAGGGTATGAACGATGAGTGGGAGCTTAAAATACATCAGTCTTCGCATGCGCGGTATTTTGAAGACTTTTTGAAATTCGTCACTTATGAGCAATCCATGCCGGAAATTGTTAATGAACATGTCATGGGCTTTGTTCAGAACTATGTAGAAACCAAATGGCCGGATGCATCTAATGAGGAAAGACAGCAGGAAGAGCGCGATCTGGAACTGTGGGCGGCCAGCGAAAAACGGGATCTACAAGGAAAATGGGAGCCTCTTCAGGTCGTAGAAGCTGCGCAGCATATTGTCGAGCTAAAACCGGAAATTGAAGTTCGTTTCAAACTGGATGATACGGCTGTGCGTGGGTTACTATCCGACTTTGGTGCCAAGCTGCATATCACGAAACTTCATGATAGATATGCACTTATTATTGAAGGTGATGCATTTACGTTTGAAAAGGGATTTTCTCCGATTGAGCTGCTACAACCTGAATCCTTTGAAACGGTGGCTGAGCGACTCAAAGAGAAACGGCAACATGAAAATGAGGGTATGGATGGCGATACACCACCTTGGTAA
- a CDS encoding DUF2500 domain-containing protein — translation MGFESLWMFDWLGTVLPVFFVVVLGIVVLSAGREVMEWSRNKRQPVLTVGSRITARRIHLQQRRQEEQGSRTYTFYYVTFEVESGDRMEFKVSGEEYGQCAEGDEGRLTFQGTRYIGFQRLNRYSLEQVKM, via the coding sequence ATGGGATTTGAGTCATTATGGATGTTCGATTGGCTGGGTACGGTATTGCCCGTATTTTTCGTAGTTGTGTTGGGTATTGTCGTGTTGTCTGCGGGCAGGGAAGTCATGGAATGGAGCCGGAACAAGCGGCAGCCTGTGTTGACGGTGGGTTCCCGCATTACGGCCAGAAGGATACATCTCCAACAGAGGCGCCAAGAGGAACAAGGGAGTCGTACCTATACTTTCTATTATGTAACCTTTGAAGTGGAGAGTGGCGACCGGATGGAGTTCAAGGTATCAGGGGAAGAATATGGTCAATGTGCTGAAGGGGATGAGGGACGGCTTACTTTTCAAGGTACAAGGTATATCGGGTTTCAGCGTCTTAATCGTTATAGCTTGGAGCAGGTTAAAATGTAG
- the gerQ gene encoding spore coat protein GerQ: protein MISQQAYRPVSYASGNGYPEWPRGMAPAGTMQPMTGFPPQVSSGSPMTPTGTVVQVQTPQYEQSYIENILRLNLGKTGTFYMTYENNREWNAKIFKGILEAAGRDHIIISDPATGKRTILLMLNLDYATFDEPLLYQYPGVIGNPGGSPVR from the coding sequence ATGATTTCACAGCAAGCTTACCGTCCCGTATCTTATGCTTCCGGCAATGGATATCCCGAATGGCCAAGAGGAATGGCTCCAGCCGGAACCATGCAACCTATGACTGGCTTTCCACCTCAAGTAAGTAGTGGCAGCCCTATGACACCAACGGGTACGGTAGTGCAGGTTCAGACTCCTCAATACGAGCAATCATACATCGAGAATATTTTACGCTTGAACTTGGGCAAAACGGGAACTTTTTATATGACCTATGAAAATAACCGAGAATGGAATGCTAAAATATTCAAAGGCATTCTGGAAGCAGCAGGTCGGGACCACATTATTATTAGTGATCCGGCGACAGGCAAACGGACCATTCTGCTGATGTTAAATCTGGATTATGCAACTTTTGATGAGCCATTGTTGTACCAATATCCCGGCGTCATCGGGAACCCGGGCGGATCTCCGGTTCGCTGA
- a CDS encoding YCF48-related protein has protein sequence MKLRWRALLGGVMLLTGILLTACSAEPPKTVTKPPIEEPDDQGQTITINPPGTPKAGDPNAKYVVQTRIADFHLIDNNKGLVWGVTHNELRLYDTHDGGKTWNNISPSENVQFQDKLEYGKDISFTDSRHGWVVRQNLDQTATVILRTADGGQSWDVSALPSGDHVSSIQYVNPTIGWIMAYTKLNEQDQQKMLYHTTDGGATWNKVAQSSGMTSNKSGSGLPDQGSMAGMSFSSNNQGFVAINVDNSVKLYKTSNQGKTWTPVANSMQGCPQAKAEAQQSLKGNSSSYWIPVFCYGDNGTKYNGLFTNNTGTQWNDVPLGLSSNNNSITPGRTFLSDKEGWVITINGMSRTIDGGKTWTSLKGNKVLPSKLKDYPRSVKLRFASSSVGWLLLERLDDKKSLLLKTTDGGANWRIL, from the coding sequence ATGAAACTGCGCTGGCGTGCGCTCTTGGGAGGAGTAATGCTATTGACGGGCATCCTGCTAACTGCCTGTTCTGCTGAACCCCCAAAAACTGTAACTAAACCTCCGATTGAGGAACCAGATGACCAGGGACAAACGATAACTATTAATCCGCCGGGAACCCCAAAGGCTGGCGATCCAAACGCCAAATATGTAGTACAGACACGAATCGCGGATTTTCATTTAATCGATAACAATAAAGGGTTGGTTTGGGGAGTTACCCATAATGAGCTTCGACTTTATGATACCCATGATGGTGGGAAAACATGGAATAATATTTCTCCTTCTGAAAACGTCCAATTTCAAGACAAGCTTGAATATGGCAAGGATATCAGTTTCACAGATTCACGTCACGGTTGGGTCGTCCGCCAAAATTTGGACCAAACAGCAACAGTCATTCTAAGAACGGCAGATGGAGGGCAGAGCTGGGATGTTTCAGCGCTACCTAGCGGAGACCATGTAAGCTCGATTCAATATGTAAATCCAACCATAGGCTGGATCATGGCTTATACAAAACTGAATGAGCAGGATCAACAAAAAATGTTGTATCACACCACGGACGGAGGAGCCACGTGGAATAAAGTTGCGCAAAGTTCTGGTATGACTTCCAACAAATCAGGCTCAGGTTTACCCGATCAAGGCAGTATGGCGGGAATGAGCTTTTCTTCCAACAATCAGGGTTTTGTGGCGATTAACGTGGACAATAGCGTGAAGTTGTATAAAACTTCGAATCAAGGGAAAACGTGGACTCCAGTCGCTAACAGCATGCAAGGGTGCCCTCAGGCTAAGGCAGAAGCTCAGCAGTCTCTTAAAGGTAACAGTTCCTCATACTGGATTCCGGTTTTCTGCTATGGGGATAACGGTACCAAATATAACGGGCTGTTTACGAATAATACAGGAACACAATGGAATGATGTGCCATTGGGTCTGAGTAGCAATAATAATTCTATAACTCCTGGGCGTACCTTTCTAAGCGATAAAGAAGGATGGGTTATAACCATAAACGGAATGAGCCGTACAATAGATGGAGGCAAGACGTGGACAAGTCTCAAAGGCAACAAGGTGCTGCCTTCGAAGCTAAAAGACTACCCACGATCAGTCAAGCTGCGTTTTGCTTCTTCATCGGTAGGTTGGCTGCTTTTGGAACGACTCGACGACAAGAAATCACTGCTGTTAAAAACAACAGATGGTGGTGCAAACTGGAGAATTTTATAA
- a CDS encoding L-lactate dehydrogenase, which yields MSLKPYKRSRVAIVGMGAVGTTTGYTLLLRQRMQELVFIDVNVKKAKGEMLDMNHGLPFLGGVKVWAGDYEDCRNADIIIVAAGASQKPGETRIDLLKRNAEIFESIIDNIVKVNTHGILLIATNPVDILSYISWKRSGWPSSRVIGSGTLLDSARFRYLIGKQKGIDPRSIHAHIIGEHGDSELPVWSTANVAGTPLELGEETKNEIFENTKNAAYEIIDAKGATSYAIGLALDRIVAAILGDEGSVLNVSTLLEDYNGVSDVYLGVPSIVDHNGVREILDLPLNDEERARLIQSADKLRDQISKVHM from the coding sequence ATGAGCTTAAAACCTTACAAACGAAGTAGAGTGGCTATTGTCGGCATGGGAGCGGTCGGTACAACAACTGGCTATACCCTACTGCTGCGCCAACGCATGCAAGAACTTGTCTTTATTGATGTCAACGTCAAAAAGGCGAAGGGGGAAATGCTCGATATGAATCATGGGCTTCCTTTTCTCGGCGGTGTCAAAGTATGGGCGGGTGATTATGAAGACTGCCGTAATGCAGATATCATCATTGTTGCAGCGGGAGCTTCACAAAAGCCGGGAGAAACACGTATTGATCTTCTCAAGCGTAATGCCGAAATTTTTGAAAGTATCATTGATAATATCGTCAAGGTCAATACACATGGCATTTTGCTGATCGCAACCAATCCTGTGGACATTCTCTCCTACATCTCTTGGAAACGCAGTGGTTGGCCTTCAAGCAGAGTCATTGGATCAGGAACGTTGCTGGACAGCGCACGTTTCCGCTATCTGATCGGGAAGCAAAAGGGTATCGACCCACGAAGCATCCACGCCCATATTATTGGTGAACATGGTGACTCTGAATTACCTGTATGGAGCACAGCTAACGTTGCTGGAACACCTCTGGAACTGGGCGAAGAAACGAAAAATGAAATTTTTGAAAACACCAAAAATGCTGCCTATGAAATTATAGATGCCAAAGGCGCAACATCATATGCCATCGGACTGGCTCTCGACCGTATCGTAGCCGCTATTCTTGGAGATGAGGGGTCGGTACTTAATGTGTCCACCCTGCTGGAAGATTATAACGGTGTATCTGATGTTTATTTAGGTGTACCAAGTATCGTCGATCACAATGGAGTACGTGAAATTTTGGATCTTCCACTCAATGACGAGGAACGTGCAAGGTTGATTCAATCTGCGGACAAGCTAAGAGATCAAATTAGTAAAGTGCATATGTAA
- a CDS encoding ABC transporter ATP-binding protein, with protein MRMLQSITAGNPRVLLKPVLYTTLANIAGLVPFALLVGAARLIFEPFIHPGASLQSAGLWWISGGLLLSLLLLFLCEIPAYRSQYRGAYDASVTGRSRLAEHLRRLSLGFLNKRDPGDLANMMMGDFTMVEHGISHLVPQMIGAVTMPLLALIGLSFLDWRMALALFAAFPVAILLVLLTSRIQRRLGANHMRAKINAANRLQEYLNGIRVIKAYQLTGERFVRLELAFRELMRHSIRIEGLLGPIVLAAIAFMRSGLTWMVMIGVYLLLAGQMDVIVFVSFLIVGTRIYDPLTTALVNFAEFRYHEQAGERIVQLLNEPVMPGDQLPSERHDIELRNVSFGYGDQPVLRNVSMSMPFRSFTALVGPSGSGKSTVLRMIARFYDPDQGSVLLGGNNIQQMNTEALLRKISMVFQDVYLFQDTIANNIRFGKSDATQEEIEAAARQACCHDFISRLPKGYDTRVGEGGSTLSGGEKQRISIARAILKNSPIVLLDEATSSLDPENERDIQQAINRLVQGRTVIAIAHRLKTIRNADRIVVLDKGRVVEQGRHDELLDNNGLYARLWNRQHEVRE; from the coding sequence ATGAGAATGTTGCAAAGTATCACGGCTGGAAATCCAAGGGTACTGTTAAAACCGGTATTATACACAACCTTAGCCAATATCGCAGGGTTGGTTCCTTTTGCCTTGCTGGTAGGGGCGGCCCGTCTGATTTTCGAGCCTTTCATCCATCCGGGAGCTTCGCTCCAATCTGCTGGCTTATGGTGGATTAGTGGAGGTCTGCTCCTGTCGCTACTTCTGCTGTTTCTGTGTGAGATTCCGGCTTATCGTTCCCAATACCGTGGAGCCTATGATGCCTCGGTAACCGGGAGGTCGCGTCTAGCTGAGCATTTGCGTAGACTATCTCTGGGATTTCTGAACAAACGCGATCCCGGTGACCTAGCCAATATGATGATGGGTGATTTTACAATGGTGGAACATGGGATTTCCCATTTGGTGCCGCAGATGATCGGGGCGGTGACGATGCCGCTTTTGGCATTAATTGGATTATCCTTTTTAGATTGGCGGATGGCGCTGGCATTGTTTGCTGCTTTTCCGGTGGCCATTTTGTTGGTATTGCTTACTTCCCGTATCCAGCGGCGGCTGGGGGCCAATCATATGCGTGCCAAAATCAATGCTGCGAATCGTCTACAGGAGTATTTAAATGGTATTCGGGTGATTAAAGCCTACCAGCTAACTGGTGAGCGTTTTGTCCGGCTGGAGCTTGCGTTTAGAGAACTGATGCGGCACAGCATCCGTATTGAAGGGTTGTTAGGACCGATTGTATTGGCTGCTATTGCTTTCATGCGGTCTGGCTTGACGTGGATGGTTATGATCGGTGTATATCTACTGCTGGCGGGTCAGATGGATGTTATTGTGTTTGTTTCTTTTCTGATTGTAGGAACACGTATTTATGATCCCCTAACCACTGCACTTGTAAACTTCGCTGAATTTAGATACCACGAGCAGGCAGGTGAACGTATCGTCCAATTGCTGAACGAGCCAGTGATGCCGGGTGACCAGTTGCCTTCGGAGAGACACGATATTGAACTAAGAAACGTAAGTTTTGGATATGGTGATCAGCCAGTATTGCGGAATGTGAGTATGTCTATGCCGTTTCGTTCTTTCACAGCACTAGTAGGACCCTCCGGCAGCGGAAAAAGTACGGTATTGCGGATGATTGCCCGCTTTTACGACCCGGATCAGGGCAGCGTGCTATTAGGTGGAAACAACATACAACAGATGAATACGGAAGCGCTATTGCGCAAGATATCTATGGTGTTCCAGGATGTATATCTGTTTCAAGATACCATTGCGAACAATATTCGATTTGGCAAAAGCGATGCTACACAGGAAGAAATCGAAGCTGCTGCTCGCCAAGCTTGTTGCCATGATTTTATATCCAGGCTACCCAAGGGATATGATACCCGGGTAGGTGAGGGAGGCAGTACGTTATCGGGCGGCGAGAAACAGAGGATATCCATTGCCCGCGCTATACTTAAAAATTCGCCGATTGTTTTGCTAGATGAAGCTACGTCTTCGCTGGACCCTGAGAATGAAAGGGATATTCAGCAGGCTATTAATCGTCTTGTACAAGGTCGAACAGTTATTGCGATTGCTCATCGGCTCAAAACGATTCGAAACGCAGACCGTATTGTAGTGTTGGACAAAGGAAGGGTCGTGGAGCAGGGAAGACATGATGAACTGTTGGATAACAACGGCCTATATGCACGATTGTGGAACAGACAGCATGAGGTAAGAGAGTAA
- a CDS encoding cell wall hydrolase, producing the protein MAVIKTNSEDVRTLARLMRAEAEGEGESGMLMVGNVGVNRILANCLDFQGIRLMNDMVFQSPGGFEATQKGYFYQRARDRDIRLAQRVINGEKIRPASNALWFFRPAGDCPGTWYNQTNTGRFKAHCFFSPTAQDCPNVY; encoded by the coding sequence GTGGCTGTAATCAAGACCAACTCAGAGGATGTGAGGACCCTCGCCCGGCTGATGCGGGCTGAGGCTGAAGGTGAAGGCGAGTCTGGAATGCTCATGGTTGGCAATGTCGGTGTGAACCGAATTTTAGCCAATTGCCTAGATTTCCAAGGGATACGCCTCATGAATGACATGGTGTTTCAAAGCCCCGGAGGTTTTGAAGCTACTCAGAAGGGGTATTTTTATCAGAGGGCCCGTGATCGGGACATTCGACTTGCCCAGCGTGTAATCAATGGTGAAAAAATACGTCCAGCATCCAATGCATTATGGTTTTTCAGACCGGCTGGAGACTGCCCGGGTACCTGGTATAACCAGACCAATACCGGACGCTTTAAAGCCCATTGCTTTTTTAGCCCGACTGCACAGGACTGTCCTAATGTATATTAG
- a CDS encoding amino acid permease, with protein sequence MDLFRKKTGLLSHEESRSTGRLKRTMGPFDLTMLGVGCIIGTGIFVITGKAAAENAGPGLMLSFVIAGIACVLAALCYAELSSTVPAAGSAYAYSYIVFGEVLAWVLGWDLILEYGVAAASVSSGWSAYFQGLLAGFDIHLPLALTAAFDSTKGTIIDLPAVCIIMLITLLLSLGAKETVRFNFIMVCVKVGVVLLFIGIGIFYVKPANWTPFLPYGFSGVLSAAAIVFFAYLGFDAISTAAEEVRNPQRNMPIGIISSLAICTILYIAVSVVLTGMVPYTQLGVSDPVAFALRFIHQDFVAGLISVGAIAGMTTVLLVLLYGQTRLIFSMSRDGLLPVFLSKINAKTQTPIRSTWLVGSIIALASGLFPLHALTNLTSIGTLFAFAVVSVGVIVLRKTRPDLKRGFTVPWVPLLPLLSALVCIGLMLQLHISTWIGFIVWLLLGLLIYFFYGYHKSLLNHKS encoded by the coding sequence ATGGACTTATTTCGAAAAAAAACAGGACTGCTCTCGCACGAGGAAAGCAGATCTACAGGTCGCTTAAAGAGAACAATGGGGCCTTTTGATCTCACCATGCTAGGAGTAGGATGCATCATCGGGACAGGGATTTTTGTTATTACTGGCAAGGCAGCAGCAGAAAATGCAGGTCCCGGCTTGATGCTTTCTTTTGTTATTGCAGGGATTGCCTGCGTATTGGCAGCCTTGTGCTATGCAGAGCTTTCATCTACAGTTCCCGCGGCTGGGAGCGCTTATGCATATAGTTATATTGTTTTTGGAGAAGTTCTGGCCTGGGTACTAGGTTGGGACTTGATTCTGGAATATGGAGTGGCGGCCGCCTCTGTGAGTAGTGGCTGGTCTGCTTACTTTCAAGGCTTGCTGGCCGGATTTGATATACATCTACCGTTAGCTTTAACCGCAGCCTTCGATTCGACCAAGGGGACCATTATTGATCTGCCAGCGGTGTGCATCATCATGCTCATCACACTGTTGCTTAGTCTCGGAGCCAAGGAAACGGTCCGATTCAATTTCATTATGGTTTGTGTCAAAGTCGGGGTCGTACTGCTATTTATTGGAATTGGAATCTTTTATGTTAAGCCTGCCAACTGGACACCGTTCTTGCCTTATGGATTTTCTGGTGTATTGAGTGCTGCGGCAATCGTATTTTTTGCTTATCTAGGCTTTGATGCTATCTCAACTGCTGCTGAAGAGGTACGCAATCCGCAACGGAACATGCCCATCGGCATTATTTCCTCTTTAGCGATCTGCACGATATTGTATATTGCCGTTTCAGTTGTGTTAACGGGAATGGTACCTTATACGCAGTTGGGCGTTAGTGATCCGGTTGCGTTTGCTCTCCGCTTTATTCATCAGGATTTTGTAGCTGGATTAATTTCAGTTGGTGCGATTGCAGGGATGACGACCGTTTTGCTGGTGCTGTTGTACGGCCAGACACGATTAATTTTTTCTATGTCACGAGATGGTCTTTTACCCGTTTTTCTTTCTAAGATAAATGCCAAAACTCAAACACCGATTCGAAGCACATGGCTGGTGGGTAGCATTATCGCATTGGCAAGTGGTTTGTTCCCGTTACATGCACTGACCAACTTGACGAGTATTGGAACCCTGTTCGCTTTTGCTGTAGTTTCGGTTGGGGTCATCGTTTTGCGGAAGACACGACCAGATTTAAAAAGAGGGTTTACCGTACCATGGGTTCCGTTACTTCCGCTACTGAGTGCTTTGGTTTGCATCGGTCTGATGCTTCAGCTTCATATCAGCACCTGGATCGGATTTATCGTGTGGCTACTGCTTGGATTACTGATTTATTTCTTTTATGGATATCACAAAAGTTTGTTGAATCATAAATCCTAA